One window from the genome of Pseudomonas sp. L5B5 encodes:
- a CDS encoding metallophosphoesterase codes for MPNHHSLNWLHLSDIHFHQKTAWSDSHARRQLLEFLNQKFQNGTLPKPQLIFCTGDIAFGQTPDCPMLEQYKPAKDFFNQLLACCGLERERLFVVPGNHDVNRKKVLAGQQHHLRTMAKDSMQHQLEISSRFDSLPPEFKADMQRMEDYGVFTAEYLPHLHDSVRHLYAHRINLNGIKVGIAGFNSAWSCYDNDDKGQMWLGAQWQFNHMSSALEGTDLKIGLIHHPRDWFNQAEMELIKKRKAHDFQFWLHGHSHNPWLDPGQRLIKLEAGAIGADTDDQFGFNLVSLDLQQGDGVAHLFEYKNGWKVQTVADMAPDGLWSFKHSVRAALASAVAVLDIVEIPPLAVHDHPSHHQTPAPAELFGRDKLIASLCTLLEETPSIALHGLSGNGKTTLIKALHRQVSFQGMVFVDIHSSRQMTCGEFFRRLLDVLNSRREDPLPPSGSIEEQTQELKQLYPHAQNAFIWVDGAHLLFKKSQWRNPEIRTLLAALARAFPRWKWVYELSEKPEEGSFGRDCTILEIPGLDRAGLASLLAARAPQEQKAEWTYTGNNLRALYQWLGGGQGGTAHTLAIELLATIALERKSSPLAVYQNLRHEVIERLDEKLLGIIHDEILGNAEQTLLKALALYRNAIPQDHADSLEDRLGIKDAWQNLRRRGLLPLDSNKDHYLHGFIASWTRQKKLALKDAELTPDYAGEIPAQVAEMHLVIAHCWQQQIGRQKEQINLQRANESFYHLLCCDELGNIERWIDHLTGKEIGWSNEALWAIYHRRRDAGESIERQQEVLRLLTNIHPREHKAQRFLGECLQKTQGDTCDEALQAFEKALELSPQFPPYLANLGKLLLGRGPIGAEEFLARLEEHQKAYPEAINNHVQSIQNRCQKLVGDPNEAMLQRRQAIEDGSNNSAFYTEEAKYQLEQSKDANEALRILDLAIKRQCSNDHSLAIRNKVLENLNRGPEASVQRRQAINDGTKSSAFYNDEARYQLLQCNDANEALRLLDLASKRQCFNDYSFSIRGTVLEKLGRGAEASKSRLARIEAGTRDPVLYAEEATYQMEKLNDPDEALRILDLACVRGCNDHVTQNIRRTALQRKNQR; via the coding sequence ATGCCCAATCACCACTCGCTAAATTGGCTCCACCTCTCGGATATCCACTTTCATCAAAAAACTGCCTGGTCGGATAGCCATGCACGTCGCCAGTTACTGGAGTTCCTGAACCAAAAGTTCCAGAACGGCACACTGCCCAAACCACAGTTGATCTTCTGCACGGGCGACATTGCTTTTGGTCAGACACCGGACTGTCCAATGCTTGAGCAGTACAAGCCGGCCAAAGACTTCTTCAATCAGCTGCTTGCCTGTTGTGGCCTGGAGCGGGAGCGGCTGTTCGTCGTACCGGGCAATCATGATGTGAATCGCAAGAAAGTCCTCGCCGGCCAGCAACATCACTTACGGACCATGGCCAAAGACTCCATGCAACACCAGCTCGAAATCAGCTCCCGCTTTGACAGCCTGCCCCCAGAGTTCAAGGCTGACATGCAGCGGATGGAAGACTATGGTGTATTCACCGCAGAGTACCTGCCACATCTGCATGACTCAGTACGACACCTTTATGCTCACCGGATCAACCTGAACGGTATCAAGGTTGGCATCGCCGGATTCAACTCTGCATGGAGTTGCTACGACAACGACGATAAGGGGCAGATGTGGCTTGGAGCACAGTGGCAGTTCAACCACATGAGCAGTGCCTTGGAAGGGACTGACCTGAAGATTGGCCTGATCCACCATCCCCGGGACTGGTTCAATCAAGCCGAAATGGAGCTCATCAAAAAACGCAAGGCTCACGATTTCCAGTTCTGGTTGCATGGGCATAGTCACAACCCCTGGCTCGATCCCGGGCAACGCCTGATCAAGCTCGAAGCAGGCGCCATTGGTGCCGACACCGATGACCAGTTCGGTTTCAACCTCGTCAGCCTCGACCTGCAACAAGGTGACGGGGTGGCTCATCTGTTCGAATACAAGAATGGTTGGAAAGTACAGACTGTTGCTGATATGGCGCCCGACGGACTCTGGTCCTTCAAGCATTCAGTCCGGGCTGCCCTGGCGTCGGCTGTAGCAGTCCTAGACATAGTGGAAATCCCACCGTTGGCAGTGCATGACCATCCATCGCACCACCAAACCCCGGCACCGGCAGAGCTATTCGGTCGGGACAAACTGATCGCCAGCCTCTGTACCCTGCTCGAGGAAACACCCTCCATTGCGTTACATGGCCTAAGTGGCAATGGCAAGACTACACTGATCAAGGCACTGCACAGACAGGTATCCTTCCAGGGAATGGTCTTTGTCGATATTCACTCAAGTCGCCAGATGACCTGCGGTGAATTTTTCCGCCGACTGCTGGATGTGCTCAATAGCCGTCGAGAAGATCCACTGCCACCCAGCGGAAGCATCGAAGAACAGACACAAGAGCTCAAACAGCTTTATCCCCATGCCCAGAACGCGTTCATCTGGGTCGACGGCGCGCACCTACTGTTCAAGAAATCGCAATGGCGCAACCCTGAGATTCGTACGCTGCTGGCAGCTCTGGCTCGTGCCTTCCCCCGCTGGAAGTGGGTCTATGAACTGAGCGAAAAACCGGAAGAAGGCAGCTTTGGCCGTGACTGCACGATCCTGGAAATACCCGGTCTGGACCGGGCAGGCCTGGCTTCCCTACTGGCAGCCAGGGCTCCTCAAGAGCAGAAAGCCGAGTGGACTTATACCGGCAATAACTTGAGAGCACTCTACCAGTGGCTGGGTGGAGGACAGGGAGGCACTGCCCATACCCTAGCAATCGAGTTGCTTGCCACCATTGCGCTAGAAAGGAAAAGCTCTCCTCTGGCGGTCTATCAGAACCTTCGCCATGAGGTCATCGAACGCCTGGACGAAAAACTGCTCGGTATTATTCACGACGAAATACTGGGCAATGCCGAACAGACACTGCTCAAGGCTCTGGCGCTGTACCGCAATGCGATTCCACAGGATCATGCCGACTCCCTGGAGGACCGTCTTGGTATCAAGGATGCCTGGCAGAACCTCAGAAGGCGCGGACTGCTTCCTCTGGACAGCAACAAGGATCACTACCTGCATGGTTTCATCGCGAGTTGGACACGACAGAAAAAGCTGGCACTCAAGGATGCCGAACTCACTCCCGACTATGCAGGCGAAATTCCAGCGCAAGTAGCGGAAATGCATCTGGTGATCGCCCATTGCTGGCAGCAGCAGATTGGCCGACAGAAGGAGCAGATCAACCTCCAGCGCGCCAACGAAAGTTTCTATCACCTGCTGTGTTGCGATGAGTTGGGGAACATCGAGAGGTGGATCGATCATTTGACCGGAAAGGAAATCGGCTGGAGCAATGAGGCCCTTTGGGCCATTTACCACCGTCGCCGCGATGCCGGGGAGTCGATTGAACGACAACAGGAAGTCCTACGACTGCTGACCAATATTCATCCTCGCGAGCACAAGGCCCAGCGCTTCCTTGGCGAATGCCTGCAGAAGACCCAAGGAGATACTTGCGATGAGGCCTTGCAGGCCTTTGAAAAAGCCCTGGAGCTCAGCCCGCAGTTTCCACCCTACCTGGCTAATCTCGGCAAGCTGCTTCTGGGGCGAGGTCCGATTGGAGCGGAAGAGTTTCTGGCACGGCTTGAGGAGCACCAGAAAGCCTACCCTGAAGCCATCAACAACCATGTCCAGTCCATCCAGAACCGTTGCCAAAAACTTGTAGGAGATCCGAATGAGGCCATGCTTCAGCGCCGTCAAGCCATAGAAGACGGCAGTAATAACTCTGCGTTCTACACCGAAGAAGCCAAATACCAGTTGGAACAATCCAAGGATGCCAACGAGGCTCTGCGCATTTTGGATCTTGCTATAAAACGCCAGTGTTCCAACGATCACAGCTTAGCCATCCGGAACAAAGTGCTCGAAAACCTGAACCGTGGCCCAGAGGCTTCCGTTCAACGTCGTCAAGCTATTAATGACGGCACTAAGAGCTCAGCGTTCTACAACGACGAAGCAAGATACCAATTGCTGCAATGTAATGATGCCAATGAAGCATTGCGTCTTTTGGACCTTGCCAGCAAACGCCAGTGCTTCAACGATTACAGTTTCTCCATCCGAGGCACAGTGCTCGAGAAACTGGGTCGTGGCGCAGAGGCCTCCAAATCACGCCTGGCCAGAATAGAAGCAGGCACTCGCGACCCAGTGCTCTACGCTGAAGAAGCAACCTACCAAATGGAAAAGCTCAACGATCCTGATGAGGCCCTACGCATATTGGATCTGGCTTGTGTGCGCGGCTGTAACGATCACGTAACTCAGAACATTCGACGCACGGCCCTACAGCGTAAAAATCAACGCTGA